A section of the Babesia microti strain RI chromosome I, complete genome genome encodes:
- a CDS encoding conserved Plasmodium protein, unknown function (overlaps_old_locusTagID:BBM_I01760), with product MHRSVLRRFFPIAPLQSFKPTSGMLYHPSYEEVIEREHREAEQLALGGKIKHERPDLLYNGTNPDKVWDNEWRSYHSPRMPIRGGYGISTYKRPQIDAFDEDELVKFYNTKDYWKRASWPQIWATGKHYMNFIIWVHLLLALPFINLWIFNIWQHRYEPNEGVMPPEAFHKHYRWHAYGRHLDEHAFVQYAEARRAAKWRDPTINPEDYIPPQYRFVQ from the exons ATGCACAGGTCGGTGCTTCGCAGGTTTTTTCCCATAGCCCCCCTGCAGAGCTTCAAACCTACTTCTGGTATGCTATACCATCCATCCTACGAAGAGGTTATTGAAAGGGAACATAGGGAGGCTGAGCAGTTAGCTCTTGGAG GAAAAATAAAACATGAGCGCCCTGACCTGCTCTACAATGGCACTAATCCGGATAAGGTATGGGACAATGAGTGGCGCAGCTATCACTCGCCTAGAATGCCCATTCGTGGCGGTTACGGTATCTCAACCTACAAACGCCCCCAAATAGATGCATTTGATGAAGATGAATTGGTCAAGTTTTATAACACAAAGGACTATTGGAAAAGGGCTTCTTGGCCCCAAATATGGGCCACTGGCAAGCACTATATGAATTTCATCATATGGGTACACTTACTACTGGCTCTTCCATTCATAAACTTGTGGATATTCAACATTTGGCAGCATAGGTACGAACCAAATGAAGGGGTTATGCCTCCAGAAGCATTCCATAAACACTATAGATGGCATGCATATGGGAGGCATTTGGACGAGCATGCTTTTGTGCAATATGCGGAAGCTAGACGAGCTGCTAAGTGGAGAGATCCAACAATCAATCCAGAAGATTACATTCCACCGCAATACCGTTTTGTACAGTAG
- a CDS encoding conserved Plasmodium protein, unknown function (overlaps_old_locusTagID:BBM_I01757): MMDRRGRSDICQMRPLRDCLKRNMDDIRKCIKEVEIFEKTCGEGVNYVHSREGLDDTRSGLFSGRRHL; encoded by the coding sequence ATGATGGATCGACGAGGCAGGAGTGACATATGCCAAATGAGACCGCTAAGGGATTGTTTGAAACGTAACATGGATGATATACGGAAGTGTATTAAGGAAGTTGAGATTTTTGAGAAGACCTGCGGAGAGGGCGTAAACTATGTTCATTCGAGGGAGGGGCTGGATGATACCAGGAGTGGGCTATTTTCCGGTAGGAGGCACTTATAA
- a CDS encoding Transmembrane and coiled-coil domain-containing protein 1 homolog (overlaps_old_locusTagID:BBM_I01770), translated as MDEYQRLIELPPFEKFDLLLVILFSILAGIISETLSYFLLYNRGDYRTKHNEAVQIYEQIFLCISRQFPYHVELNVKHDTLGKKGKNEKVTDQEELELKFLRKLNEIRDLRYLSTLITGVTFMTLMPVLMSLFEATPVGKLPFIPFKFMLYFTRSDLPGSDLTDVSPAFIYTIVIMLAKNNIKSYLGFAQPGGTLGELILKTKLREKGIEV; from the exons ATGGATGAATACCAACGACTTATAGAACTACCTCCTTTCGAAAAGTTTGACCTTCTCCTCGTGATTCTTTTCTCCATTCTTGCAGGTATTATTTCTGAAACATTATCCTACTTCCTACTATACAACCGAGGAGACTATCGTACAAAACACAATGAAGCAGTGCAAATTTATGAACAAATCTTCCTTTGTATATCTAGGCAATTTCCTTACCATGTAGAGCTAAACGTAAAACATGACACATTAGGCAAGAAGGGGAAAAATGAGAAAGTTACAGATCAAGAGGAGCTGGAACTTAAGTTCCTAAGGAAACTAAA TGAGATAAGAGATTTAAGATATTTAAGTACCTTGATTACGGGAGTAACATTTATGACCCTGATGCCCGTACTAATGAGTTTATTTGAGGCAACTCCTGTTGGAAAATTGCCTTTTATACCCTTCAAATTTATGCTCTACTTTACTAGATCCGATTTACCCGGTTCAGACCTTACCGATGTCAGTCCCGCATTCATCTACACAATAGTTATTATGTTGGCTAAGAATAACATAAAATCGTATTTGGGATTTGCCCAACCCGGAGGGACGCTAGGGGaattgattttgaaaacTAAATTGCGGGAGAAAGGCATTGAAGTTTAA
- a CDS encoding RuvB-like protein 2 (overlaps_old_locusTagID:BBM_I01765), with protein sequence MDVIEVQRLERISTHSHIKGLGVDGRLEIENANVGLVGQEHARKAAKIIVHMIKSGKIAGRAILLTGYPGTGKTAIALAIAKELGQNTRFTHITGSEVYSLELSKTESLTQAIRRSIGVTINEECEIIEGEIVEIEINRFSPRDNPSTSAGGNSSLLIGNSNNVQIWPSGGNSGNCGKITIKTTDMETMYDLGSKMIDSFIKEKITAGDVISIDKSTGRITKLGRSYSRSKDYDALGPHINFIQILIQCPNGELQKRITRVHNVSLHEIDVINSRTQGFLALFAGDTGELKNEVREQIDAKVAEWQDDGKATVTQGVLFIDEVHMLDIECFSFLNRALESSQVPIVIMATNRGITRIRGTDYKAPHGIPLDLLDRTLIIPTYPYNNEETLNIIEERAIEEQVDIEDNAKQLLCLIAQEKSLRYALQLITIAHVASKRSKHPKVMVSDVERSYGLFLDAKRSLEYLMTHSGDFMFSELDQSNNQNTQDNNGRIEIEM encoded by the exons ATGGATGTAATAGAAGTTCAACGGTTAGAACGAATTAGCACCCATTCTCACATTAAAGGCTTGGGTGTAGATGGAAGActtgaaattgaaaatgctAATGTGGGTTTAGTGGGCCAGGAACATGCTAGGAAGGCTGCAA aaatcATTGTTCACATGATAAAATCTGGTAAAATTGCTGGCCGTGCAATACTTCTTACTGGTTATCCGGGTACTGGAAAAACTGCTATTGCATTAGCTATTGCTAAGGAATTGGGACAG AACACCCGCTTTACCCATATTACTGGTTCAGAAGTCTACTCCCTTGAACTATCAAAAACAGAATCTCTTACCCAAGCTATAAGGCGATCAATTGGCGTTACAATAAATGAAGAGTGTGAGATTATCGAGGGTGAAATTGTGGAGATTGAGATAAACCGATTTTCACCAAGGGACAACCCATCAACATCAGCTGGTGGCAATTCATCTTTACTTATTGGCAATTCTAATAACGTTCAAATATGGCCAAGTGGCGGCAATTCGGGTAATTGTGGTAAAATAACTATCAAAACTACCGACATGGAGACCATGTACGACTTGGGCAGTAAAATGATTG attcatttattaaagAGAAAATAACTGCCGGCGATGTGATATCCATAGATAAATCCACTGGTAGAATTACAAAGCTGGGTAGATCTTACTCTAGATCAAAGGATTACGATGCTTTGGGACcacatattaattttatacag ATATTAATCCAGTGTCCAAATGGAGAACTCCAAAAACGAATTACTCGAGTGCACAATGTGTCTTTGCATGAAATTGACGTAATAAACAGCCGTACCCAAGGTTTTTTAGCCCTTTTTGCTGGGGATACCGGGGagttaaaaaatgaagTGAGGGAACAGATTGATGCCAAAGTGGCCGAATGGCAAGATGATGGAAAGGCTACTGTAACACAA GGCGTGCTATTCATTGACGAGGTACATATGTTGGACATTGAATGTTTTTCATTCCTAAACAGAGCCCTTGAGAGCTCCCAAGTGccaattgttattatggCCACAAATAGGGGTATCACCCGCATTAGGGGGACTGATTATAAAGCTCCACATGGAATACCACTGGATCTCCTCGATCGCACACTTATAATACCTACTTATCCTTACAACAATGAAGAGACACTTAAT ATCATCGAGGAGCGAGCCATTGAGGAGCAAGTTGATATAGAAGATAATGCAAAGCAATTGTTGTGCCTAATTGCCCAGGAAAAATCACTCAGATATGCATTGCAACTTATTACTATCGCACACGTGGCATCAAAAAGATCAAAGC ATCCCAAAGTCATGGTTTCTGATGTGGAAAGATCTTATGGGCTATTTTTGGATGCCAAGAGATCACTTGAATATCTGATGACCCATAGTGGGGATTTCATGTTTTCGGAGCTGGATCAGTCGAATAATCAAAATACCCAAGATAACAATGGTAGAATAGAAATTGAGATGTAG
- a CDS encoding hypothetical protein (overlaps_old_locusTagID:BBM_I01755), producing the protein MCEEFKFDIFTKGRVADIPVMIQKAHACLYEQQKNFKYKISSECQVISTSTKTMIDLCSRMNKCVESLSNIKEAMIKFSDHTLTLEGSSDDYVDTDIVYDIRWIQNLSFRSYKLIKDKKIVQCFKLLFIEAVQKFDNIQANACDNAELSKELYSHKNVYFKILIPNLYKESVSQLNNTMSGLSDVVRVLIVIIAMEIYTGGNVESARNLYINCRNISIEKLTDISDLLSALHISYMGLELFSLKILYGGKCVELFKQFSASTKIVLSDVKYNATDPTWLDVVSQKLRTTLNKSSDFVHVKSIQQIISSIEMESYEQLPKIIQDIMVDLGLESDGNVQFDCTNSVGVQLKSINDILSAYIPKIITKWLEQSFAYNDNIKSNFSNFSVILDTLNELLDKTNCAGHFRSELARNLNKLDESITTDLSKLNSITFDNINEVARMNCISNLKKLDILASKYMFDKDNYYGKYFDDKLIEFVKRAAETLDKLIKINIDTNINYGKGPRMGVLSELLIRSRFISLYIMDDQQNTSFEENNDQLLVVKSIIAYRTFKPVKIMSIQDAIDSYFMLIKYQEFTSDDSTKDVLCKLGLKELQFDNLNKYSESKQIALEASGNTRYMFPGIAIPHQ; encoded by the exons ATGTGTGAagaattcaaatttgacatatttACCAAAGGGCGTGTTGCAGACATTCCCGTAATGATACAAAAAGCGCATGCCTGCCTATACGAGCAGCAAAAGAACTTCAAATACAAGATATCTTCTGAATGCCAAGTAATTTCTACGTCTACAAAGACAATGATCGACCTTTGCTCCAGGATGAATAAATGTGTGGAATCTCTTAGTAATATTAAAGAAGCTATGATAAAATTCTCTGATCATACATTGACGCTAGAAGGTTCAAGTGATGACTATGTAGATACTGATATAGTTTATGATATAAGATGGATCCAAAATCTATCCTTCAGGAGTTATAAGTTGATCAaggataaaaaaattgttcagtgcttcaaattgttgtttATTGAGGCAGTACAGAAGTTCGATAACATACAGGCAAATGCATGTGACAACGCTGAGTTATCGAAAGAGTTATATAGTCACAAGAATGTCTATTTCAAAATACTAATACCCAACTTATATAAAGAATCAGTTTCACAACTTAACAATACTATGAGTGGATTGAGTGATGTTGTTAGAGTGTTGATAGTTATTATAGCCATGGAAATATACACAGGAGGTAATGTGGAATCTGCAAGAAATCTCTACATCAATTGCAGAAACATATCAATTGAAAAGTTAACTGATATTAGTGACTTACTTAGTGCTTTGCATATAAGTTATATGGGATTGGAACTTTTCAGTTTGAAAATACTATATGGTGGTAAATGTGTGGAActatttaaacaattttctGCTTCAACAAAGATTGTATTGTCGGATGTGAAATACAATGCAACAGATCCCACCTGGTTGGATGTTGTTTCACAAAAATTACGCACCACACTCAACAAATCGTCCGATTTCGTACACGTAAAGTCGATACAgcaaataatatcatctaTTGAAATGGAAAGTTATGAGCAATTACCCAAGATAATACAAGATATTATGGTGGATTTGGGTTTGGAAAGTGATGGAAACGTCCAGTTTGATTGCACCAATAGCGTAGGTGTTCAATTAAAATCCATAAATGATATCCTTAGTGCGTACATTcctaaaataattacaaagtGGTTAGAACAATCTTTTGCCTATAATGATAACATTAAAAGCAATTTTTCTAATTTCTCTGTTATATTAGATACATTGAATGAGTTATTGGATAAGACTAACTGTGCGGGTCATTTTAGAAGTGAATTGGCTAGgaatttgaacaaattggATGAGTCAATCACTACAGATTTGAGTAAACTGAATAGTATTacatttgacaatataAATGAAGTAGCTAGGATGAATTGCATATCGAATCTGAAAAAGCTGGATATTTTGGCTTCGAAATATATGTTTGACAAGGACAATTATTAtggcaaatattttgatgaCAAACTGATAGAGTTTGTCAAAAGAGCTGCAGAAACCCTGGATAAgctaattaaaattaatattgatacaaatattaaCTATGGAAAAGGGCCCAGAATGGGTGTGTTAAGTGAATTACTTATTAGATCGCGATTCATTTCGTTGTACATTATGGATGATCAACAAAATACTAGCTTCGAAGAAAATAATGATCAACTGTTGGTTGTGAAAAGTATAATTGCATACAGAACCTTTAAACCTGTGAAAATAATGAGTATTCAAGATGCTATAGACTCGTATTTTATGTTGATAAAGTACCAAGAATTTACTAGTGACGATTCTACAAAAGATGTGCTTTGCAAACTTGGTTTGAAGGAATtacaatttgacaatttaaacaaatactCAGAATCTAAACAGATAGC GTTGGAAGCTAGCGGCAACACTAGGTATATGTTTCCTGGTATTGCCATACCccatcaataa
- a CDS encoding proliferating cell nuclear antigen (overlaps_old_locusTagID:BBM_I01775), translated as MLEAKLNSAVVLRRIFDCIREIISDGNIDVDSGGISLQALDGNHVALVHLRLVENGFAHFRCDRPRALGVNIASMTKAFKSCGNHDSVLIQNEDDKDLITFIFENQVEGRVSTFSLKLMSIVQDALSIPENVDGFDAQVTISSKEFANICKQMNEFSDTVKIEIDRNGIKFSTQGDVGYGEVLLRPRDPISDADMGVKIKANSPIKQSYATKYLNIFAKSGCLSDAISFGLSKNRPIEIRYEIRDGTGIDEGKSFGSVLGELKFYLAPKVDDDAEE; from the exons ATGTTAGAAGCTAAACTCAACAGTGCAGTAGTCCTTCGTCGCATCTTCGATTGTATTAGGGAAATTATTTCAGACGGAAATATTGATGTGGACTCTGGAGGAATTTCATTGCAGGCATTGGATGGGAATCACGTTGCATTGGTACATCTGAGGCTTGTTGAAA atgGTTTTGCACATTTTCGTTGCGATCGTCCCCGAGCTTTGGGTGTAAACATAGCATCCATGACTAAGGCATTCAAGTCTTGTGGTAATCACGATTCTGTGCTTATCCAAAATGAAGATGACAAAGATCTAATCACATTCATCTTTGAAAATCAAG TTGAAGGTAGAGTTTCAACTTTTTCTCTAAAGCTCATGTCCATTGTGCAGGACGCGCTGAGTATACCTGAAAATGTCGATGGATTCGATGCACAAGTGACCATTAGTAGCAAGGAATTCGCCAATATTTGCAAGCAAATGAACGAATTTTCTGATACagtaaaaattgaaatagaCCGTAACggaataaaattttctacACAGGGTGATGTAGGTTATGGCGAAGTTTTGCTTAGACCTCGAGATCCCATATCAGATGCAGACATGggtgtaaaaattaag GCAAATTCTCCCATTAAACAATCGTATGCcactaaatatttgaatatttttgcaAAG AGTGGCTGCTTAAGCGATGCAATTTCGTTTGGGTTGAGCAAAAACAGACCCATTGAGATTAGGTATGAGATTAGGGATGGCACTGGTATTGATGAAGGGAAATCTTTCGGTAGTGTATTGGGGGAACTAAAGTTTTATTTGGCACCGAAGGTCGATGATGATGCGGAAGAGTAG
- a CDS encoding nucleosome assembly protein 1-like 1 (overlaps_old_locusTagID:BBM_I01785): protein MGDDKNFIRQMENVSLADNILDTLTESQNAIVEKLQQLQKSRDDLDSSYTRELNALRAKYDALYQPVYDKRAEILTTPNGSDYGTPALPRFWLIAMKNNSTLRSIIEAADEPILAYLKDMKAEFLEPLKQESFKITLFFDKNPYFSNKFLTKQYNMSIIDGETEALLQGTESTTIDWFPDQDVTKQTVSRVQRHKTTKERRTKTEVEEKPSFFRFFTSQQVPSNESLSRMTKQQIAELEMYVEEDYDIGIILRDKIIPESIYWYLGIAEDEDLEDDEDVDDEGDDDEGDDDSFQQSYSDYSDSS from the exons ATGGGTGACGACAAGAACTTCATTCGACAAATGGAGAACGTATCTCTTG CAGACAACATTTTGGATACTTTAACAGAATCGCAAAATGCCATTGTGGAGAAACTTCAGCAGCTTCAA AAATCTCGCGATGATTTGGATTCCAGTTATACCCGCGAGCTCAACGCTCTCAGAGCCAAGTATGATGCGTTGTATCAACCTGTTTATGATAAA cgCGCTGAAATACTAACAACACCCAATGGATCAGACTATGGGACACCG GCATTACCACGCTTCTGGTTGATTgcaatgaaaaataataGTACCCTCCGCAGCATTATCGAAGCGGCAGATGAACCCATACTGGCATATCTAAAAGATATGAAGGCAGAGTTTCTAGAGCCATTGAAACAAGAGAGCTTTAAGATCACTCTGTTCTTCGACAAAAATCCCTACTTCTCGAACAAGTTTCTCACAAAACAGTACAACATGAGCATAATAGATGGTGAAACTGAGGCCTTATTACAAGGCACCGAATCCACCACTATTGACTGGTTTCCAGATCAAGATGTAACCAAGCAAACGGTTAGTCGAGTGCAACGACACAAAACTACTAAGGAAAGGAGAACAAAAACCGAAGTTGAGGAGAAGCCTAGCTTCTTCCGATTCTTCACTAGCCAAC AGGTCCCTTCCAATGAGAGCTTGAGCAGGATGACAAAGCAGCAGATAGCAGAGTTAGAAATGTATGTGGAGGAGGATTATGATATTGGTATAATACTGAGGGACAAGATTATTCCTGAATCAATCTACTGGTACTTGGGTATAGCGGAAGATGAGGATCTTGAGGATGATGAAGATGTAGATGATGAGGGCGATGATGATGAGGGAGATGATGATTCATTCCAGCAATCTTACTCAGACTACTCCGACTCATCATAA
- a CDS encoding 20S proteasome subunit beta 7 (overlaps_old_locusTagID:BBM_I01780): MSKIYVNCSSAIGIKFNGGILIAADTQACSGSSIKFPNVQRVDKVGNAAIFACSGEYADCQWVSKELNKLFQEFKLEVAQCQAKLTPVKLHSYLTNVLYKRRSQMNPLLLSTIIGGKEGNDWYLGYSDLFGTAYTEDFMATGMGRYFAIGILRQYHSPNMNAAQAKELAIKCLQILYLRDCGAGNNIQIGVFTDCGIEISEPIFIETQWSHNDFYKPTISLPLAGCQF; the protein is encoded by the exons ATGtctaaaatatatgtaaactGCAGCAGTGCCATAGGAATCAAATTTAACGGAGGCATTTTAATTGCAGCTGATACTCAAG CGTGCAGCGGTAGCAGTATCAAATTTCCCAATGTGCAACGGGTAGATAAGGTGGGAAATGCTGCAATTTTTGCTTGTTCAGGTGAATATGCTGATTGCCAATGGGTTAGTAAGgaactaaataaattgtttcaaGAGTTTAAACTTGAGGTGGCCCAATGCCAAGCGAAGTTAACACCGGTGAAATTGCATTCATACCTTACTAATGTGCTGTATAAGAGGAGATCTCAGATGAATCCGCTGTTGTTAAGCACGATTATTGGCGGTAAGGAGGGAAATGACTGGTATTTGGGTTATTCTGATCTATTTGGTACGGCATATACGGAGGATTTTATGGCAACTG GTATGGGAAGATACTTCGCCATAGGCATCCTGCGTCAGTATCACTCACCTAATATGAATGCAGCACAGGCTAAAGAGTTGGCTATAAAGTGCTTACAGATACTATATTTGCGCGATTGCGGCGCGGGaaataatattcaaattggGGTATTCACCGATTGTGGCATTGAGATATCCGAACCCATATTCATCGAAACACAATG GTCGCACaatgatttttacaaaCCCACAATTTCGTTGCCTTTGGCTGGCTGTCAATTTTAG
- a CDS encoding ubiquitin-conjugating enzyme E2 D/E (overlaps_old_locusTagID:BBM_I01790), producing MALKRINKELADLTKDPPTNCSAGPVGDDMFHWQATIMGPHNSLYQNGIYFLNIHFPSDYPFKPPKVMFTTKVYHPNINNNGAICLDILKDQWSPALTISKVLLSISSLLTDPNPDDPLVPEIAQLYKQNRSLYESTVRDWVQKYAS from the exons ATGGCCCTAAAAAGAATTAATAAg GAATTGGCTGATCTAACTAAGGATCCTCCTACCAATTGCTCTGCTGGGCCTGTCGGAGATGACATGTTTCATTGGCAAGCAACCATCATGGGTCCTCACAATAG TCTATACCAAAACGGAATATACTTCTTGAACATACACTTCCCAAGTGACTACCCGTTCAAGCCACCTAAGGTGATGTTTACGACAAAAGTCTACCACCctaatatcaataataacGGAGCTATATGCTTGGACATATTGAAGGATCAATGGAGCCCAGCACTAACAATATCAAAAGTCCTATTGTCCATATCGTCCCTTCTAACTGATCCTAATCCAGATGACCCCCTAGTCCCAGAGATTGCACAGCTCTACAAACAAAATAGAAGTTTATACGAATCCACCGTAAGGGATTGGGTTCAGAAATATGCTTCATAA
- a CDS encoding hypothetical protein (overlaps_old_locusTagID:BBM_I01750) → MYSTTFQNAMIEPKDALFTRNNSQNFLGNGTQDTHYAESTNRAANVDRIGCVITDYQSLKSNIPLNLNVHKDINGKIKKQVIQRTNNTYKGYNSRYYFDDIQQRKYYETLVYENVGIVKILPEDIICWYPGFNLPIGTRGRSLLRKDLHRQRSISTSNCDNMLVSNKLNITNRSTFGDMRIADLYHSAHVLGIWNSAAHYCLETCERRGFRKEWILCLKESGYEINMNNLKEIKQYMLEKYRR, encoded by the coding sequence ATGTATTCTACGACATTTCAAAATGCTATGATTGAGCCCAAAGACGCGCTTTTTACACGCAACAATTCGCAAAATTTCTTAGGCAACGGTACTCAAGACACACACTACGCCGAATCTACCAACAGAGCCGCTAATGTTGATAGAATTGGATGTGTTATCACTGATTACCAGTCACTCAAGTCTAATATACCATTGAATTTAAATGTTCACAAAGATATCAATGGTAAGATAAAGAAACAAGTTATACAACGAACAAATAACACTTACAAAGGATATAATAGTCGATATTACTTCGACGATATACAGCAAAGAAAATATTATGAGACATTAGTATACGAGAATGTAGGAATTGTTAAGATATTACCTGAAGATATTATTTGCTGGTACCCCGGCTTCAACCTGCCCATTGGCACCAGGGGTAGGTCCCTGCTTCGCAAGGATCTCCACCGGCAAAGATCAATTAGTACTTCGAATTGTGACAACATGTTGGTgtcaaacaaattaaatataacaaaccGCTCAACCTTTGGAGATATGAGGATTGCAGACCTGTACCACTCAGCACATGTACTGGGAATTTGGAATTCAGCAGCTCATTATTGCTTAGAAACTTGTGAAAGAAGGGGGTTTAGGAAGGAATGGATTCTTTGCCTAAAAGAATCCGGGTACGAGATAAATATGAACAACCTCAAGGAGATCAAACAATATATGTTAGAGAAATATAGAAGGTGA